A genomic segment from Brevundimonas sp. SORGH_AS_0993 encodes:
- a CDS encoding SMP-30/gluconolactonase/LRE family protein, whose product MSNVELVWDVQAELGEGPVWDAARGVVWFVDIKGRKLHRYAPATGQTRSWDTPDQTGFALPAEDGSLICGVRGGLYRFHPEEGDFSRFQPVEEDRPQNRLNDGYVAPDGALWFGSMDDSEQLETGALYRWFRGDLTRHDDGYGVTNGPCLSPDGRTLYHHDTLKKTILAFDHDDGAISNRRVFAVTEDGYADGPTMDADGVLHVGLFNGWGVARFSSQGERIGKIAAPVQTVTKAAFGGADLRDLYLTTAWLGNADKRGVQPTLGGLFRVRVETPGLPQNLIRL is encoded by the coding sequence ATGAGCAACGTCGAACTGGTCTGGGACGTCCAGGCCGAATTGGGCGAAGGCCCGGTGTGGGATGCGGCGCGGGGCGTCGTCTGGTTCGTGGACATCAAGGGGCGCAAGCTGCACCGCTATGCCCCCGCGACGGGCCAGACGCGCTCGTGGGATACGCCGGACCAGACAGGGTTCGCCCTGCCGGCCGAAGATGGTTCCCTGATCTGCGGGGTTCGGGGCGGCCTGTATCGCTTTCATCCGGAAGAGGGCGATTTCTCGCGGTTTCAGCCGGTGGAGGAAGACCGGCCGCAGAATCGTCTGAACGACGGCTATGTCGCGCCCGACGGCGCCCTGTGGTTCGGCTCCATGGACGACAGCGAACAGTTGGAGACGGGCGCCCTGTATCGCTGGTTCCGGGGGGATCTGACCCGTCATGACGACGGCTACGGCGTCACCAACGGCCCTTGCCTCAGCCCGGACGGCCGCACCCTCTATCACCACGATACGCTGAAGAAGACGATCCTGGCGTTCGATCACGACGACGGCGCGATCTCTAACCGGCGCGTCTTCGCCGTGACCGAGGACGGCTATGCGGACGGGCCCACCATGGACGCCGACGGCGTGCTTCACGTCGGCCTGTTCAACGGCTGGGGAGTGGCGCGTTTCTCGTCCCAGGGCGAACGCATCGGCAAGATCGCGGCCCCCGTCCAGACTGTCACCAAGGCGGCTTTCGGCGGGGCGGACCTGCGCGACCTTTATCTGACCACCGCCTGGCTGGGGAACGCCGACAAGCGCGGGGTCCAGCCGACCTTGGGGGGGCTGTTCCGCGTGCGGGTCGAAACGCCCGGCCTGCCCCAGAATCTGATCCGGCTCTGA
- a CDS encoding MFS transporter, giving the protein MTEGASETVGEVAPLAKDSRLVILASSVGTVIEWYDFYLYGSLAAIITAQFFSGVNETTGFIFALMAFAAGFAVRPFGAIVFGRLGDLWGRKNTFLVTMLLMGLSTFVVGLLPSYAAIGIAAPIILVLMRLIQGLALGGEYGGAATYVAEHAPPGKRGFYTSFIQITATAGLMISLVVILGVRTAVGEAAFLDWGWRIPFLVSILMLGVSLIIRLKLSESPAFKQMKAEGRGSKTPLKDSFGRWPNLKLVLIALFGLAAGQAVVWYTGQFYALFFLERVLKVDSAQAYLLTAAALLLGTPFFVFWGWLSDKVGRKPIILTGCLLAALTYFPLFHALTGAVNPQLAAASAQSPVTVQADPADCSLQLDLIGKATFTQSCDVAKSYLARAGVSYDTVAAQAGSVAEIRIGSVAIPSFRGETMAPADFAVAKKAWEAGAAQQLKAAGYPTKADPAQVNLPLTIAILFVLVLYVTMVYGPIAAALVEMFPTEIRYTSMSLPYHLGNGWFGGFLPPVAFAIVAATGNIYYGLWYPVAIAALTAVVGFVFVKDGRKTDINARAD; this is encoded by the coding sequence GTGACGGAAGGGGCGTCTGAAACTGTCGGGGAGGTCGCGCCGCTGGCGAAAGATTCCCGCCTGGTCATCCTGGCCTCGTCAGTCGGGACGGTCATCGAATGGTACGACTTCTATCTTTACGGCTCTCTGGCGGCGATCATCACAGCCCAGTTCTTCTCGGGCGTGAACGAGACGACGGGCTTTATCTTCGCGCTGATGGCCTTTGCAGCGGGCTTCGCCGTGCGGCCGTTCGGGGCCATCGTCTTCGGCCGCCTGGGTGATCTCTGGGGGCGCAAGAACACCTTTCTTGTGACCATGCTGCTGATGGGGCTGTCGACCTTCGTTGTCGGCCTATTGCCCAGTTATGCGGCCATCGGCATCGCCGCGCCGATCATTCTGGTCCTCATGCGCCTGATCCAGGGCCTGGCTCTGGGCGGCGAGTACGGCGGTGCGGCCACCTATGTCGCCGAACACGCGCCGCCCGGAAAGCGCGGCTTCTACACCTCCTTCATCCAGATCACCGCGACGGCCGGCCTGATGATCTCGCTGGTGGTCATCCTGGGCGTGCGCACCGCCGTGGGCGAGGCGGCCTTCCTGGACTGGGGCTGGCGGATTCCCTTCCTGGTCTCAATCCTGATGCTGGGCGTTTCCTTGATCATCCGCCTGAAGCTTTCGGAAAGTCCTGCCTTCAAGCAGATGAAGGCCGAAGGGCGCGGGTCCAAGACGCCGCTGAAGGACAGCTTCGGCCGCTGGCCCAATCTGAAGCTTGTGCTGATCGCCCTGTTCGGCCTGGCCGCCGGTCAGGCCGTGGTCTGGTACACGGGCCAGTTCTACGCCCTGTTCTTCCTGGAGCGAGTGCTGAAGGTCGACAGCGCCCAGGCCTATCTGCTGACGGCGGCGGCCCTTCTGCTGGGCACGCCCTTCTTCGTTTTCTGGGGCTGGCTGTCGGACAAGGTGGGGCGTAAGCCGATTATCCTGACCGGCTGCCTTTTGGCCGCCCTGACCTATTTCCCGCTGTTTCACGCACTGACGGGCGCGGTGAACCCGCAGTTGGCGGCGGCCTCGGCGCAGTCGCCGGTCACGGTCCAGGCCGATCCGGCGGATTGTTCGCTGCAACTGGACCTGATCGGCAAGGCGACCTTCACCCAGTCCTGCGACGTGGCCAAATCCTATCTGGCGCGCGCGGGGGTCAGCTATGACACCGTGGCCGCGCAGGCCGGGTCGGTGGCGGAGATCCGCATCGGTTCCGTCGCCATACCCAGCTTCCGGGGGGAAACCATGGCCCCGGCCGACTTCGCCGTGGCCAAGAAGGCGTGGGAGGCGGGCGCGGCCCAACAGCTGAAGGCCGCCGGCTATCCGACCAAGGCCGATCCGGCCCAGGTCAATCTGCCGCTGACCATCGCTATCCTGTTCGTGCTGGTGCTCTATGTGACCATGGTTTACGGCCCCATCGCCGCAGCCCTGGTCGAAATGTTCCCGACCGAAATCCGCTACACCTCCATGTCCCTGCCCTATCACCTGGGCAACGGCTGGTTCGGCGGCTTTCTGCCGCCGGTGGCCTTCGCCATCGTGGCCGCGACGGGCAATATCTACTACGGTCTGTGGTATCCGGTGGCGATCGCCGCGCTGACGGCCGTGGTCGGCTTCGTCTTCGTCAAGGATGGCCGAAAGACGGATATCAACGCCCGCGCCGACTAA